A portion of the Burkholderia sp. GAS332 genome contains these proteins:
- a CDS encoding DNA-binding transcriptional regulator, MarR family yields MKERIRGLHKADFEQLSEFRYQMRRFERFSEQAAQSEGITPLQYLLLLHIKGYPERDWATVGELAERLQAQHHGVVALVSRCEALNLVRRQVSETDRRQVEVHLEKAGEKVLAKLAELHRAELKSLEGAFQVPQIDFE; encoded by the coding sequence ATGAAAGAACGGATTCGCGGGCTGCACAAGGCCGATTTCGAACAACTGTCGGAATTTCGCTACCAGATGCGGCGCTTTGAACGTTTCTCGGAACAGGCCGCCCAGAGCGAGGGCATCACGCCGCTGCAATATTTGCTGCTGCTGCACATCAAGGGCTATCCGGAACGCGATTGGGCGACGGTTGGCGAACTGGCGGAACGGCTTCAGGCACAGCATCACGGTGTCGTCGCGCTGGTGTCCCGGTGTGAGGCACTCAATCTGGTCCGTCGCCAGGTTAGTGAGACTGACCGCCGTCAGGTTGAGGTCCACCTGGAAAAAGCAGGCGAAAAGGTACTGGCAAAACTGGCGGAACTGCACCGCGCCGAGCTCAAATCGCTCGAAGGTGCCTTCCAGGTCCCACAGATCGACTTTGAGTAA
- a CDS encoding Nucleotide-binding universal stress protein, UspA family, translating into MSAFGRVLLCYDATREGQQALREAAALVEELRVETHVLSILSNSAWVQNADITSAVPFDIVEKAARDLLQEGLKKLAARGIQATGHFVVGEPLDQIPLFAKDLNVDLIVVGHRHATRLARWWAGKNDGRLLDRVSCSVLVAMCPAGDHEPNP; encoded by the coding sequence ATGTCTGCTTTCGGCCGTGTGCTTCTTTGTTATGACGCAACCCGTGAAGGGCAGCAGGCGCTGAGAGAAGCGGCCGCGCTGGTCGAGGAACTCAGGGTTGAAACGCACGTACTGTCGATCCTGAGTAACTCGGCATGGGTGCAGAACGCAGACATCACCTCCGCCGTGCCGTTTGACATCGTCGAGAAGGCCGCCAGAGATCTGCTTCAGGAGGGGCTAAAGAAGCTCGCAGCGCGTGGAATCCAGGCTACCGGGCACTTCGTCGTCGGGGAGCCATTGGATCAGATCCCGCTCTTTGCGAAGGATCTGAACGTCGACCTCATCGTGGTGGGTCACCGCCATGCCACCCGGTTAGCGCGCTGGTGGGCTGGCAAGAACGACGGGCGACTGCTGGACAGAGTCAGTTGCAGCGTGCTCGTTGCGATGTGCCCCGCTGGTGATCACGAGCCGAACCCGTAG
- a CDS encoding Uncharacterized damage-inducible protein DinB (forms a four-helix bundle) produces MSAGELLLKMFRYQAWANGELLEAMNGLSAERHPAERHLAIRLMNHCLVVNRIFAAHLVGESHHFASDNTPETPEFAELRAGLADADHWYLDYVGTVTPAMLSESVPFTFTDGDSGYMTREEMLTHVVTHGGYHRGEVGRILVQVSNGSEQGIKLPWDTYAVHLHRTEPSRRLRGLAALPEGVHIEER; encoded by the coding sequence ATGAGCGCAGGTGAACTACTTCTCAAGATGTTCCGTTATCAAGCGTGGGCTAATGGTGAATTACTTGAGGCAATGAATGGATTGAGCGCTGAGCGCCATCCGGCGGAACGGCATCTTGCCATCCGGCTTATGAATCATTGTCTGGTGGTGAACAGAATCTTCGCAGCGCATCTCGTTGGCGAAAGTCACCACTTCGCGTCGGACAATACGCCAGAGACCCCGGAGTTCGCGGAACTGCGTGCTGGCTTAGCGGACGCAGATCACTGGTACCTTGATTATGTGGGGACCGTTACGCCGGCCATGCTGTCCGAATCGGTACCCTTTACGTTCACGGATGGTGACAGTGGGTATATGACGCGCGAAGAGATGCTGACCCACGTCGTTACCCATGGCGGTTATCACCGTGGCGAGGTAGGACGAATTTTGGTTCAGGTTTCCAATGGATCAGAGCAAGGTATCAAGTTGCCATGGGACACCTACGCCGTGCATCTGCACAGGACAGAACCCTCGCGCCGGCTTCGTGGCCTGGCGGCTTTACCAGAGGGGGTTCATATCGAGGAAAGGTGA
- a CDS encoding CBS domain-containing membrane protein, producing the protein MFRSIAINWLSSFIPAPITVKWQERGRSCLGALLGIAFTGGSMHLLLGHAANIPLLVAPMGASAVLLFAVPASPLAQPWSIVGGNLVSATIGVTCASTIADPILAAALAVALSICGMFALRCVHPPSGAVALTAVLGGPTVHALGYAFVLEPIAVQSIALLFAAILYHAATGHRYPHAGRQNRGNAGTPAEEAARSGFTRADLEAVLKRRSEMLDIDPDDLESLLRETQLQAFSRTFNELTCADIMSVQVVAVAPDTRTAAAWDLLKGKHVKALPVVDPAQRLLGIVTRADLIDKRTLEKSSSIASYFEGWLRRDPLSAPNVGTVMSTEVCTVEAASPITDLVPIFANYGHHHIPVLDATGQVVGMITQVDLISGLYRQTFAKDKQTA; encoded by the coding sequence TTGTTTCGATCCATCGCAATCAACTGGCTTTCCAGCTTTATCCCCGCCCCGATTACGGTCAAATGGCAGGAGCGCGGGCGATCCTGCCTCGGCGCGCTGCTCGGCATCGCGTTCACGGGCGGTTCGATGCATCTACTGCTCGGACATGCGGCGAACATTCCACTGCTCGTCGCGCCAATGGGCGCCTCGGCTGTCTTACTGTTTGCCGTGCCGGCCAGTCCGCTCGCGCAACCATGGTCCATTGTGGGTGGCAACCTCGTTTCCGCGACGATTGGCGTGACCTGTGCGAGCACGATTGCGGACCCGATCCTCGCGGCGGCCCTCGCTGTCGCGCTGTCGATCTGCGGCATGTTCGCCCTCCGGTGTGTTCATCCGCCTTCGGGTGCTGTTGCGTTGACGGCGGTGCTGGGCGGTCCAACGGTGCATGCGTTGGGCTACGCTTTCGTGCTTGAGCCAATTGCCGTGCAGTCGATTGCACTACTCTTTGCGGCGATCCTCTATCACGCCGCCACCGGTCATCGCTACCCACACGCCGGCCGCCAGAACCGGGGCAACGCAGGCACACCCGCGGAAGAGGCGGCGCGTTCGGGCTTCACCAGAGCGGATCTCGAAGCGGTTCTGAAAAGGCGCAGCGAAATGCTGGACATCGATCCGGACGACCTCGAGTCACTGCTGCGCGAGACGCAGCTTCAGGCGTTCTCGCGGACCTTCAACGAACTAACGTGCGCGGACATCATGTCGGTTCAGGTCGTGGCGGTGGCGCCGGACACCCGGACCGCCGCTGCCTGGGACCTGCTCAAAGGCAAGCATGTCAAAGCCCTGCCTGTCGTCGATCCGGCGCAGCGGTTGCTCGGCATCGTGACCCGCGCGGATCTGATCGACAAACGAACACTCGAAAAATCGTCTTCCATCGCCAGTTACTTCGAGGGCTGGTTGCGTCGAGATCCGCTTTCCGCGCCCAATGTCGGTACCGTGATGAGCACCGAAGTCTGCACAGTCGAGGCGGCATCGCCGATTACCGACCTCGTGCCAATATTCGCGAATTACGGCCACCACCACATTCCAGTACTCGATGCCACGGGTCAGGTAGTCGGCATGATTACGCAGGTGGATCTGATCTCCGGCCTGTATCGTCAGACCTTCGCGAAGGACAAACAGACGGCATAA
- a CDS encoding H+/Cl-antiporter ClcA produces MSTDSHKRDFAANARLPGMCGLAACIGVVSTLAAFVLLNLIHLFTNLFFFGVLSFADRSPAHNTLGGWVILVPVAGGLIVGLMARYGSEKIRGHGIPEAIEAILFGKSKMSPKVAILKPLSSGIVIGSGGPFGAEGPIIMTGGAFGSLIAQCVKVTSAERKTLLVAGAAAGMTAVFGTPVAAVLLAVELLLFEWRPRSFLPVALACAVAGFARAAFFGTGPLFPLETGAPDGWSLISCVIAGLLSGALASGLSAALYKTEDLFGKLPIHWMWWPALGGVIVGIGGFIEPRALGVGYDVIGDLLHQNIAVQIALALLAVKAVMWVVALGSGTSGGVLAPLLMLGAGLGTVLAHFLPGNQPALWPLVCMAATLGATLGAPLTAIVFAFGLTHDSNALLPLLTATLVAHGFSTVVMRRSIMTEKIARRGYHIYREYGVDPLERHYVDEVMTTSVESIDAGMTVADALATYFGDTQTRRAYPVAREGAVLGMVDRMLLQQLCHDDSGSQGHLRLADVLQQRSPAFALPDETCRLVATRLAVHGLERLPVVADRETMRLVGIVSRSDLIKPSLSHFEEEHKKERFRRITPALRKRRFAPRKAT; encoded by the coding sequence ATGAGCACGGATTCCCACAAGCGCGATTTTGCAGCTAATGCGCGGCTGCCCGGCATGTGCGGACTTGCCGCATGCATCGGCGTTGTCAGCACGCTTGCCGCATTCGTATTGCTGAACCTGATCCATTTATTCACCAATCTGTTTTTCTTTGGCGTTCTGTCGTTTGCGGACCGCTCGCCGGCCCACAACACACTCGGCGGCTGGGTGATCCTGGTGCCAGTAGCGGGCGGTTTGATCGTAGGTCTGATGGCGCGGTACGGCTCCGAAAAAATTCGTGGCCACGGCATTCCGGAAGCGATTGAAGCGATCCTGTTCGGCAAGAGCAAGATGTCGCCGAAGGTCGCCATACTCAAACCGCTGTCGTCCGGCATCGTGATCGGCAGCGGTGGCCCGTTCGGCGCCGAAGGACCGATCATCATGACGGGTGGCGCATTCGGCTCGCTGATCGCTCAATGCGTGAAAGTGACATCGGCGGAGCGCAAAACACTGCTGGTCGCCGGCGCCGCAGCGGGCATGACCGCCGTGTTCGGTACACCGGTGGCCGCTGTGTTGCTGGCAGTCGAGTTGCTGCTGTTCGAATGGCGGCCACGCAGCTTCCTGCCTGTCGCGCTCGCCTGTGCAGTAGCCGGTTTCGCCCGCGCTGCATTCTTTGGTACCGGACCCTTGTTCCCGCTCGAGACGGGTGCCCCTGATGGTTGGTCGCTGATCTCGTGCGTCATTGCGGGATTGCTTTCTGGCGCCTTGGCTTCAGGTCTTTCCGCTGCCTTGTACAAGACGGAAGATCTGTTTGGCAAGTTGCCCATTCACTGGATGTGGTGGCCCGCGCTCGGCGGCGTTATCGTCGGTATTGGCGGATTCATCGAGCCACGCGCACTCGGTGTCGGCTACGACGTCATCGGCGATCTGCTTCACCAGAATATCGCCGTACAGATCGCGCTCGCATTGCTGGCCGTCAAGGCCGTCATGTGGGTGGTTGCGCTGGGATCGGGAACCTCCGGTGGTGTCCTCGCGCCGTTGCTGATGCTAGGCGCCGGGCTCGGAACGGTGCTTGCACACTTTCTGCCCGGCAATCAACCGGCGCTGTGGCCGCTAGTCTGCATGGCGGCCACGCTCGGCGCGACGCTGGGTGCGCCACTGACAGCGATCGTATTCGCGTTCGGCCTCACGCACGACAGCAATGCGCTGTTGCCGCTTCTGACTGCCACACTGGTTGCGCACGGATTTTCGACTGTGGTGATGCGCCGCTCGATCATGACCGAAAAAATCGCGCGTCGCGGCTATCACATCTATCGGGAGTATGGCGTTGACCCGCTGGAGCGTCACTATGTCGACGAAGTCATGACGACCTCGGTCGAATCGATCGATGCCGGCATGACCGTCGCCGACGCGCTTGCGACGTACTTTGGCGACACCCAGACGCGGCGCGCGTACCCGGTGGCGCGAGAGGGGGCGGTACTTGGCATGGTCGACCGGATGCTGCTTCAGCAACTCTGTCACGACGACTCAGGATCGCAAGGCCATCTGCGCCTGGCTGACGTGCTGCAGCAGCGGTCCCCCGCTTTTGCATTGCCCGACGAAACCTGCCGGCTCGTCGCGACGAGGCTGGCCGTACATGGCCTCGAACGTTTGCCCGTGGTTGCTGACCGGGAAACGATGCGCCTGGTTGGGATCGTATCGCGTAGCGATCTGATCAAACCGTCGCTCAGCCATTTTGAAGAAGAGCATAAGAAGGAGCGTTTCCGGCGGATCACGCCGGCTCTTCGAAAGCGGCGCTTTGCCCCTCGCAAGGCAACCTGA
- a CDS encoding two component transcriptional regulator, LuxR family — protein MSVTSEAGQRDVPLDKIRVLIADDHVAVREGLAAMIGRQADTMVVGEAANGREAVELWQKHRPDVTLLDLRMPVLDGVSAISEIHHQDASARIIILTTFDSDSEIAGAIKAGAKGYLLKDAPREELFDCIRKVHAGETCIPPSLVAKLAAGVSSEALTSRELDVLTLLARGKSNKEIGGNLYISETTVKSHLRSVFTKLNVVSRTEAIAVATRRGLILR, from the coding sequence ATGAGTGTGACATCTGAAGCAGGGCAGCGCGATGTGCCGCTCGACAAGATCCGGGTGTTGATTGCCGACGACCACGTGGCCGTGCGCGAGGGACTGGCCGCGATGATCGGCCGTCAGGCCGACACCATGGTTGTCGGGGAAGCCGCCAATGGGCGCGAAGCGGTCGAGCTTTGGCAGAAGCATCGTCCCGATGTCACGCTACTCGATCTGAGAATGCCTGTATTGGACGGTGTTTCAGCAATCAGTGAAATACATCATCAGGATGCCTCAGCACGCATCATCATCCTGACGACATTTGACAGCGATAGCGAGATCGCCGGTGCGATCAAGGCGGGCGCGAAAGGCTATCTGCTGAAGGATGCCCCGCGGGAAGAGCTATTTGACTGCATTCGCAAGGTACATGCCGGTGAAACATGCATCCCGCCTTCACTCGTGGCGAAGCTGGCGGCAGGCGTGAGCAGCGAAGCACTAACAAGCCGGGAGCTTGACGTCCTGACACTACTCGCGCGAGGTAAAAGCAATAAAGAAATCGGTGGCAACCTGTACATCAGCGAAACCACCGTCAAGTCACACCTGCGCAGTGTTTTCACGAAGCTGAACGTCGTCAGCCGTACCGAGGCGATCGCCGTCGCCACCCGGCGTGGCCTCATACTGCGTTAG